A region from the Onychostoma macrolepis isolate SWU-2019 chromosome 18, ASM1243209v1, whole genome shotgun sequence genome encodes:
- the LOC131524748 gene encoding cytochrome b-245 light chain, whose amino-acid sequence MGKIEWAMWANEQALAAGLIYATGGIVGVAGQFRGWQFAAFGIAAGVFVCLLEYPRSKRGKGTSVERTGQYCFTVCVKAFGPLTRNYYVRAFLHAALCVPGGFMLATVLGCVCLGIASLIYLSAAIHGEHWEPILPRTEPTKRVGDSIKEPPQNPPPRPPPELRRKKADKLETAAYDNPMSVTVNE is encoded by the exons ATGGGGAAAATTGAGTGGGCGATGTGGGCAAACGAGCAAGCTCTGGCTGCTGGACTCA TTTATGCGACTGGTGGGATTGTCGGGGTGGCTGGTCAGTTCAGAGGCTGGCAGTTTGCAGCTTTCGGCAT TGCTGccggtgtgtttgtgtgtttgcttgAATATCCACGAAGCAAACGGGGCAAAGGCACCAGCGTTGAGAGAAC TGGTCAGTACTGCTTCACAGTTTGTGTAAAGGCTTTTGGACCCCTGACCAGAAACTATTACGTCAGAGCATTCTTGCACGCTGC GCTGTGTGTTCCTGGAGGGTTCATGTTAGCCACAGTTCTGGGATGTGTGTGTCTAGGAATTGCCAGTTTAATCTATCTTTCA GCAGCTATTCACGGAGAGCACTGGGAGCCCATACTGCCCCGCACAGAGCCAACAAAGCGTGTTGGGGATAGCATCAAAGAGCCTCCTCAAAACCCTCCACCTCGGCCTCCTCCTGAACTCCGCCGGAAGAAAGCAGATAAACTGGAGACTGCTGCGTATGACAATCCCATGTCTGTGACGGTCAATGAATAA